The DNA window GATGGCGCTGACCCCTTATCCCGCCTTGCGCGAGGCTTGGCGAGCGCTGGACATCGATCCGGTGCATCGCCGCGTGCGTGGTCCCGAGAGCGGTATGGCAATGGTGCGCGGCCGCGTCGGCGGCGAGGGCCGTGCGTTCAATCTGGGCGAGATGACCATGTGCCGCGCCAGCGTCGCGCTGGATGACGAGGCTGGCGACGCCGCGCTTGGCCATGCCTGGCTCGCCGGGCGCGATCATCGCCAGGTCGAGCTGATGGCGCTGATCGATGCCTGCGCCCAGCGCCCCACCCTTGCCGCGCGGATCGAACGCGAGTTGATGGCACCGCTGGCCGCGGCCCTGGCACGCAGGCGTGAGCTCGAGTCCCGCAAGGTGGCGGCGACCCGGGTCGAATTCTTCACCTTGGCGAGAACTTCAACGAGAGGAGAGTGAGCATGCTCTGGCATCCATTCAGCGACCCGGTCCACGACGCCCAGCGACACTTCCGCCAGCTGCTCGCGGCGATGGCCGAGCCCGGTCTGCCGCAGCAGACCGGGCCGGCCACGCCGCGACCCCAAGGGGCGATTGGCGCCGCCGCTTGGGCGACGCTTTTGACCCTTTGCGATCTCGACACTCCGGTATGGATCGATCCTCGCCTCGAAGGCG is part of the Halotalea alkalilenta genome and encodes:
- the phnG gene encoding phosphonate C-P lyase system protein PhnG; translation: MSDDPQGSAARAQRQRLMALTPYPALREAWRALDIDPVHRRVRGPESGMAMVRGRVGGEGRAFNLGEMTMCRASVALDDEAGDAALGHAWLAGRDHRQVELMALIDACAQRPTLAARIERELMAPLAAALARRRELESRKVAATRVEFFTLARTSTRGE